In Geotalea uraniireducens, the genomic window AACATCCTGGAAACCGTAATCCGCACCACCGAGGTGTTGATGAAAAACCCGGACGACTATGACGTCCGGGGAGAATTTGCCTGGGCCTCGACCATGGCACTCAATGGCAACACCTTCGTCGGGGTTGCGGGCAACACCTTCGACACCCACATGATCGAGCACGCCATGGGGGCCCTTCACAACGTCCCCCATGGTGCAGGCCTGGCCGTCGTACTTCCGGCATGGATGCAGTCGATCAAAAACGAAAATCCTGCGCGGTTTGAGCGCTTCGCCCAAAAAGTGTTCGGCGTGGCAGATGCCGATGCGGGGATTGCCAAGCTAACCGAATGGTTCAGCGCCATCGGAGCTCCGGTCACCTTTGCACAAGCCGGTCTCTCGGCGAACGACGTCGAACCCATTGCCGCGAACGCCTTTGGCAATGCGAAGCTCTGGGGCATGGACCAGCTATTCCCTAAAGAGAGAATTGCCGGAATCCTCAACCTGGCAGTCAAGTAGCACTAGATTACGACGCAAGAGCATTCAAAGGAGACTGAACATGAAATACACATTTTTTGAACGCAGATGGGGTATCGTCACTTCAATTTTGGCAGGTTTATTTTTATCAGCCAGCATCGCATTGGGGGCTGACATGTCTAATGGAGCTGATAATTTTTACAAGAGTGACAAGGTTACTTTGAAGAAGGTTTCATTTAACAACCAATACAAGATGAAGGTGGTAGGAAATCTTTTTGTACCCAAAGGTTTAAAGCATGGCAGTAAGAGCCCCGCGATAGTAGTTGGCCACCCTATGGGGGCAGTTAAAGAGCAAAGCTCAAATCTGTATGCCACGAAACTGGCCGAGCAGGGCTTCGTAACCCTGGCGATTGACCTGTCCTTCTGGGGCGAAAGCGAAGGTAAGCCGCGCAATGCTGTTTCACCGGATATCTACGCAGAGGATTTCAGTGCAGCGGTTGATTACCTGGGCAGCCAGTCATTTGTAGATCGCGAACGGATTGGTGTGCTTGGGATTTGCGGCAGCGGGAGTTTTGCAATCAGCGCCGCCAAGATTGACCCCCGCATGAAAGCCGTTGCTACGGTCAGCATGTACGACATGGGTGCGGCAGTCCGTAATGCACTCAATCATTCACAAACCATTGAGCAAAGAAAGGCGATCATTGCCGAAGCAGCTCAGCAGCGTTATGTCGAATTTGCTGGCGGTGAAACCAAATACACCAGTGGCACGGTGCACGCGTTGACAAAGGACACACATCCGATCCAGCGCGAATTTTTTGATTTTTACCGTACACCGCGAGGTGAATACACCCCCAAAGGTTCATCGCCGGAACTGACAACGCATCCGACGCTGACAAGTGCCGTGAAGTTCATGAACTTCTACCCGTTCAATGACATCGAGACGATATCCCCCCGGCCGATGCTGTTCATCACTGGCGACAATGCCCATTCCATCGAGTTCAGCCAGGATGCTTACAAGCGAGCGGCGGAACCGAAGGAACTGTTTCTCGTCAAGGGTGCGGGGCATGTAGATCTCTACGACCGGGTCAACTTGATCCCCTGGGACAAGCTCACGTCCTTTTTCACCAAAGCATTGAGATAAAACAGAAGGGAGGGATGTATATGTCAGACGATCTGAAAAATAGTGTGATTTTTGCGCGGGGAGAACTGAATCCTTACGGAAAGTATTTTACCGGCACAAGCTATCTCAATATGTTGAGCCTCGAAGGCGTAGTTATGGGCAACGTCACCTTTGAGCCTGGCTGTATTAATAATTGGCACATCCACAAGGCAGACAAAGGTGGTGGTCAAATTCTCCTGGTTACCGGAGGACGCGGCTGGTACCAGGAGGAAGGCAAAGAACCGCAGGAGCTGCATGCTGGGGACGTTGTCAATATCCCGGCCGGAGTCAAACATTGGCACGGGGCGGCAAAGGACAGTTGGTTCGTGCATATTTCGGTCGAGGTCCCGGGAGAGAACAAGTCGAATGAATGGCTTGAGCCGGTGGATAGTGACGACTACAAGAAACTGAAATAGTGGAATATTTTTGACAATTAACTGCCTGAATAAAGAGAGTTCTGTTTCTTCAGTCCACCATCGTTTTTAGCGCAGACACTCTTTGGCCGGCTACGAAGTTTTTCTGCGCCCATATTTTATGCCCAGCTTGTTCATGCGCCCCCTCAGGGTGTGCGGGTTGATGTTTAGCAATTCTGCCGCCCCTCCGGGGCCATGGATTTTCCCTTCGGTCATGTCAAGGACCTTGTTGATATGGGCCGCCATGACCTCGTCAAGACCCAGGGGGCCTTCTTCCAGATTGCCGCCCCCAGCCTCTGTGACAGCATTCTGCTCGTCGGGCAACAGGGTGTCGAACCTGAGTTGCCCCCCGCGATGCCTGATCAGCTCCCTTTCCACCAGGTTTTCCAGCTCCCGCACATTCCCTGGCCAGGCATAGTTCGTCAGCCGGATCAAGGCGCCGGGGGCTATGCCTGGTGGGTTGGCGATCCCCAGCTCACGACATTTCAGTTCGACAAAATGCCGGGTAAGAGCGGGAACATCCTCTTTCCGTTGTCTGAGCGGTGGAACGATGATCGGAAAGACGTTGAGCCGGAACCAGAGATCCTCCCTGAAGCGGTTTTCCGACACCATGCTTTCGAGGTTGCGGTGAGTGGCGGCGATGATTCTGATATCCACCGCAATTGGTCGTTCCCCACCGACCCGCTCGATTTCACGGTTCTGCAATACCCGTAACAGGCGCACCTGGGCCTGGAACGGTAGTTCGCCGATCTCATCGAGAAAGATGGTTCCACCATTGGCCCTCTCGAACCGACCGCGTTTTATGGATGTCGCTCCGGTGAAAGCGCCCTTTTCATGGCCGAACAACTCGCTGTCGATCAGGCTTTCCGGAATAGCGCCGCAATTGACCTTGATGAAGGGCCCTTCTTTGCGTGGCGAGTTGAAGTGAATGGTGTTGGCGATGACTTCCTTGCCGGTCCCGGTCTCGCCCATCAGTAACACCGTATTGGCCAGCGGAGCTACCTGTCGCGCCATCTCCATAACATTGCGCAGCCCGGAATTACCGCCGACGATCGCGTCTCCTACTTGGGAAAAGAGTTCCCGGTTCAGGAAACGATTGTCGTCGATGAGATTGTCGCGCAGGCGCAGGACCTCCCGGTAGGAGAGTGCGTTCGACAGCGCCAGGGCAAAGGGTTCCACCACGATGGACAGCAACTCGGCATGTTCCTGATGATAGCGGCCCTCGCCATAGGCCCGTAAAATCAGCGTCCCGATCAGTTTGTTCTCCATCCAAAGCGGAATGGCCAGGTCCGAATTGCCTTCCAGCTTGACAATGGCTGCCATCGTCTTGCTCGAACCGCTCAGGTTTCTTCCGTCCAGAATCAGCGGTTCGGTCATGCTTTGCCCCCAATCCCAAATATTTTCAGGCAGGGGCACGATCTCCTCCGCCGGCTCCCGCTCCGCTTTCGCCAGATGCACGATGCGCCGAATCGCGCCAAGTTGGCTATCCATGATATCCAGATAGATCTCGTCCAGGGGCAGGCACCCCTGCAGATAGTCGAAAGAGCGTTTCATCGCCACCTGAATGTCTAGGCTGCTGCATATCCTGCGGGTGACCCCCCGGAAAAACTCATCATTGCTAATGGTCATGATGACTGCTCCTAAAACGGTTATCTGCCAGACAACAAATTGTCGTATTTGATAAATTATCGTATTTAAAAATTTTCAAAAAGATAAAAATGTCTTATTTGCTAATAAACCAGATGTAACAGTCACAAGTATTCGTTTTTACTAGTAAAGATTCTTGGCACAATTATCGCTAAACCTAAACAAGGAAGCAAGGTGGAAACAATCACTGCATGAGCTCAATACCTTGCCAAACATTACGAATAAACAGGAGAAAATTATGGCAAAATTACTTTACGTGACCTGCAACCTCAAATCGGAAGAGGGCTCTCGCAGTCTTTCGCTGGGCAAGAAATTCCTGGATGAATATCTCAGGTTCAACCCCACCGACGAGGTTGAGTTTCTTGACCTCTATCGCGACAACATTCAGCGCATCGATGCCGACGTCTTAAGCGGCTGGGGCAAGATGGCGAAAGGCTCAACCTTTGCCTCCCTCGATCTGCATGAGCAACGCAAAATCGGCCGCATCTGGAGTCACGCCGACCAGTTCAAGACTGCCGACAAGTATGTGTTCGTGACCCCGATGTTCAACCTGGGGTTCCCGGCGGAATTCAAGATGTATATCGACGCGGTCTGTGTGGTCGGGAAGACCTTCAACTATACCCCGACCGGCCCGGTTGGCTTGCTGAAAGATCAGGGGCGAAAATGCCTACACATCCACTCTTCCGGAGGCTTTCACTTCGGCAAGGAGGAGGACCACTCGG contains:
- a CDS encoding alpha/beta hydrolase, with product MKYTFFERRWGIVTSILAGLFLSASIALGADMSNGADNFYKSDKVTLKKVSFNNQYKMKVVGNLFVPKGLKHGSKSPAIVVGHPMGAVKEQSSNLYATKLAEQGFVTLAIDLSFWGESEGKPRNAVSPDIYAEDFSAAVDYLGSQSFVDRERIGVLGICGSGSFAISAAKIDPRMKAVATVSMYDMGAAVRNALNHSQTIEQRKAIIAEAAQQRYVEFAGGETKYTSGTVHALTKDTHPIQREFFDFYRTPRGEYTPKGSSPELTTHPTLTSAVKFMNFYPFNDIETISPRPMLFITGDNAHSIEFSQDAYKRAAEPKELFLVKGAGHVDLYDRVNLIPWDKLTSFFTKALR
- a CDS encoding cupin domain-containing protein; its protein translation is MSDDLKNSVIFARGELNPYGKYFTGTSYLNMLSLEGVVMGNVTFEPGCINNWHIHKADKGGGQILLVTGGRGWYQEEGKEPQELHAGDVVNIPAGVKHWHGAAKDSWFVHISVEVPGENKSNEWLEPVDSDDYKKLK
- a CDS encoding sigma 54-interacting transcriptional regulator, which produces MKRSFDYLQGCLPLDEIYLDIMDSQLGAIRRIVHLAKAEREPAEEIVPLPENIWDWGQSMTEPLILDGRNLSGSSKTMAAIVKLEGNSDLAIPLWMENKLIGTLILRAYGEGRYHQEHAELLSIVVEPFALALSNALSYREVLRLRDNLIDDNRFLNRELFSQVGDAIVGGNSGLRNVMEMARQVAPLANTVLLMGETGTGKEVIANTIHFNSPRKEGPFIKVNCGAIPESLIDSELFGHEKGAFTGATSIKRGRFERANGGTIFLDEIGELPFQAQVRLLRVLQNREIERVGGERPIAVDIRIIAATHRNLESMVSENRFREDLWFRLNVFPIIVPPLRQRKEDVPALTRHFVELKCRELGIANPPGIAPGALIRLTNYAWPGNVRELENLVERELIRHRGGQLRFDTLLPDEQNAVTEAGGGNLEEGPLGLDEVMAAHINKVLDMTEGKIHGPGGAAELLNINPHTLRGRMNKLGIKYGRRKTS
- a CDS encoding FMN-dependent NADH-azoreductase, coding for MAKLLYVTCNLKSEEGSRSLSLGKKFLDEYLRFNPTDEVEFLDLYRDNIQRIDADVLSGWGKMAKGSTFASLDLHEQRKIGRIWSHADQFKTADKYVFVTPMFNLGFPAEFKMYIDAVCVVGKTFNYTPTGPVGLLKDQGRKCLHIHSSGGFHFGKEEDHSVPYLKSIMGFMGIEDFEAVVVEGGDAIPERAEEFIGRATEQAITLAATF